AATGAACATTTCTAcaaacctaaaaagaaaaatcaagtttgaacattaaaaaatatatgaaatatacctTCATTCTCTTAATTAAGATGTTCTTAGAAATATAAAACTCTTTTACCCcgcatttgaattttctttttcattaatgaaaatcaattgcttttttaataaatgaaaagtattttaacttttaaaattatatattttaaaaaactttactgTAATATACATAAAGACCTAGATTGATGGAAACAATATTTGTCAGGTTAAGACACAATATTTCAAAGATGTCATATTTACCCTaacaaatgtttatatttaacaGTTTGAAGTAAAATCCTAAAGAAATTTATCTCCTTCAAACTGGATAAAAGGACTTATAATTTCCTGTAGAATAAGTGGGGATAAGAGtaggaaatttttgaaaaaataatcaagCACGGTACGAAATAAAACTACTTTTCAGTTACAAGTAAATGAGCTCTACACATAGTCTGATCttcagaagaacaaacaaaaaattttaagtaaaatattcagTACATGGGAAATTTCTCAAATCAGtagggaaaatatttaatatactatACTCAATAACCAGCTGGTtcacttttaaaagtttctttctaACAAAAACTCCTAAATGGAAATGGGTACACACTTGGTGTTAGAAAATTTAGGAACACAACTAGGTCTTAAAATGACCCATTGTCTTAGACCATCTCATTCGAAGAGGTTATCTGAAAGAATGCATTTCAACTATATATGAAAACGAAAAACGGAACAAAATGGTATGTAGTCTTATTCAAGAGGAAGAAAATACTTGTATATATGCAAAAGCAGCTATAGTAAATAAACCAattgctttctgttttgtttttttttttcttatctaccAGATAAAAGTTTTGTTGTGTATGAGGGTGGTGGGGGAagcaaattaaatgagaaaagagggagaaaaacagACAAAGCCTTGAGCATAAAGAATTGAAAGAACAGAAGCGAGTATCATCAGGCTTCTTCTCCTTTAAGATTCCCTCCCCCAAAGCAGAGGGACTTCCCGCCAGTCATTTCGGTTTCCACTCTGGTCCGCATAGGGCTGTCTATAAAAGATGCTTGCTGTTACCAAGTACTATCTGTTGTTTTTGATCTACAAAACATGTCTGGCCGTGGCAAAGGTGGTAAAGGCCTTGGGAAGGGCGGGGCTAAGCGGCACCGTAAGGTTCTGCGCGACAATATCCAGGGCATTACCAAGCCCGCCATCCGCCGTCTTGCCCGGCGCGGTGGCGTGAAGCGCATCTCCGGCCTCATCTACGAGGAGACCCGCGGGGTGCTGAAGGTGTTTCTGGAGAACGTGATCCGTGACGCCGTCACCTACACCGAGCACGCCAAGCGCAAGACGGTCACCGCCATGGACGTGGTGTACGCGCTCAAGCGCCAGGGCCGCACCCTCTACGGTTTCGGCGGCTGAAGGAGCGTCATTAAGGAGTCACCGTCTGCTAAAAAGGCCCTTCTAAGGGCCCCCACTCTGCCACCGAAGGAGCTCCATTCACTATTCAGTACTAAGCTACAATACCTAAGTGTATAATTTACTTTACATCTAGAAGACAAACAAGCGGAGGAGCATTTTTACCTGCTGCGGACGGTATGTCCACGAGGACAGCCCATGAGGATTCTATCTGTGGGCCGCTAGCTCCTGGCCAGCTATACTGCGCTGGCACAACTGATTCCTCCGTCTCCATCCGGAATAACCATAGATAGGTGTTAGATTTCGCTGGCTAAGGACCTGGTACGTAAGGTCTGCATTGTGTTTTGTACTTAACACTCGAACAGTTGGTATAATAAATATCTAGAGTAAGAGTAACTACTCGTGAACTGCCATCAATGGCACCCATTGACTTAATTCGGTAGCCCCGCATTGTCCCGACTTCGTGTGTGTGGAAAGCAACGGATAGAGAAAATAGTAGGCTGAAAGTTTcctgttacttttttctttgcaCGGTAGGAAtagaactcgggtctcctgccactgagccaccccgCCCGACCCCACATTCTTTTATCACGTCACATTCACTAGAAGATCGTGGGATAAGGGCCGGCACCTGGTCGGTAGAAACCGAATAGATTCACTGCAGAAACGCAGACTAGAATCCTGATAGAGGAAAAAGAACGGGACAGACTAGCTGTTTACACCATTTATCTGACCCCCTCCCACCCAATTAAGGACCCAAACTCGGGACTCATTTTTTGCGTTAAGTGTCCTGCACATCCGATGTTTTTATAATACCACACAGAAATAGTATCACCATAGATAAAAAGTTACAAACGCTGATTAGTACACGTGGTAGAATGGAATTCTCACAAGTAAAAAAAGGAATTCACCTTAGAAACCTACATATGACAAGCTTTGCAGCACTAATACCGACAACATTAGGTGGCTCTTAAAAGAGCCTTTGGAATtcgggttaaaaaaaaaagaaaagcctcacTTTGCGCTGGTGTATTTGGTGACGGCCTTGGTGCCCTCGGACACGGCGTGCTTGGCTAACTCCCCGGGAAGCAGCAGGCGCACAGCCGTCTGGATCTCCCTCGAGGTGATGGTCGAGCGCTTGTTGTAATGCGCCAGGCGCGACGCCTCGCCCGCGATGCGCTCGAAGATGTCGTTGACGAACGAGTTC
This region of Tamandua tetradactyla isolate mTamTet1 chromosome 25, mTamTet1.pri, whole genome shotgun sequence genomic DNA includes:
- the H4C9 gene encoding histone H4; the protein is MSGRGKGGKGLGKGGAKRHRKVLRDNIQGITKPAIRRLARRGGVKRISGLIYEETRGVLKVFLENVIRDAVTYTEHAKRKTVTAMDVVYALKRQGRTLYGFGG